ttcctcacctttcatccgccaccacctcgtccttgggttcttcgtatgatgtttttcctcaacttttgctcaacgcgaaaatccatgacgagcaccctatgttgtgttgtcaaactctctcccgggataattttacagttaatgcaaaatttccggtcgactctcctcaacaagaagaagtcgatttgagagcttgtcatgccactcttataggttataagatgttcgtctctctttttaaaacatgtatttgcgatgagaagatcaaaagttgaggaaaagtccaaaatagttttaccctcggcattgatcaccccgaaaccatggcctccgtgaatactcccatatctagtcacttctctcccaacatggccatttaaatctcctcctaagaaaatcttatctcccaaagatatgccttgaactaaactctctagatcctcccaaaaccttatcttgtgttgttcgtccgaacccacttgcggtgcataggcgctaatcacatgaaaaacacctccctccaccacaagtttgatagagatgatccgatctcccaccctcttgacatcaactacgtccttcttccactgcttatccacaattattccaactccattcctattcttcacctttcctgtataccaaagtttgaaaccagaagaatccaactccctagcctttgcaccaacccatttcgtttcttgtaggcacataatgttaatcttcctccttatcatggtatccaccacctccatgggctttcctgttagagtgcctatgtttcatgtcccaaatctcaaccttttgtcgcttcgacctttaccttttcctttgtgaactagcttatttaccctcgtccgttcacgaaaacgcgagaacccttgctcatttaacactacatccgggcaccgatgcaacggctcttgctttgacaccgtactcgagccatacggcgcgttacttccgggtaacgacctagctttagcgcaataatgtctttgattcatgtcatggggggttcggctatatttttacgttggttgccgaagacctaacacaaccctcctcctttatccgggcttgggaccggctatgtaccgcaagtgtaacatatgAGACatatatgtattaattaaatcaaaataatactTGGATTAAAGTTCACCCTCTGAAACTCATGGAGCTGAATTACAATAGTATTAAGCATCTGTGATGATTACCAAACACAATCTGGAAGATTAAATTATATAGTAATATGTATTTTATTGCTTGAATTAGAGAGCAACAATCCATTATTAAAGGAACTAAGCCTTTAGCAAACTTAGTAGGAAATTTCTAAATAGTAAATACATGGAACTAGAAATAAAAGCATCAAGCAAATATATAGCATAACAACCCTAAATAGCACCACCATTCTCACACATACCATAACCCCCAAAGTTGACTCAAGTATCAAAACAAACAGCAACAGAAAGATaaggtgtatatatatatggttctCTGTCCCACTTCCTATTCCTTCTCATCCTCACTACTACTCCAGCAGCATCTAAGAATAGACCTAGGAGATGCACTTCCATCGGCTCGGACAAAGCTATGGTACACAACAGCACCGCCACCAGCTCCTAGCACTTCATTGCTCCTCTCCTCACAGTAGTATCCATCAATATCCAGGGGAAATTTGTTGAAAAGCTTCTCACCATGCATGTCATTGTGTAGAGCAACAGAGAACTCAGATGGTTCAAAGCAAGCCAAAACTCTCTCAATAAGTTCAGACAGAGAAGTTTTTTCATAATCATAGCCAACAGCTTCAAAACTTGCATAGCTGAAACCATCCTCTGGTGTTACATGGATAGTGGAGATCGCACTTCCCTCGATTCCATTCATCGAATAGCCACAGGGATCAAATTCAAAATCACATATCTCAGACTTTGGAAGGATCTTCCTGATTCCAGAATTTTCAGTCATCATAACTGCAGAGTCAGTGTTTTCTTTGAAGAAAACAGAGGCCTTTTCCCTGTCTAATCCAGTCATGCACATCTCAAGGCCATAGATTGCTGCTTCAGATGAGGCTTTTGGCTCTGCACAAGCAGAGTAGATGTGCCAAAGTTGTGACTTGTCAGGATCACCCATCACAGAAGCTTTGCTACCGGAACCAAGGTTGCCAAAATAGCTGTCAAGAAGATCAACTTCCTCTGAAAAGCTACGATGAGGGAAGGGCTGTGCCCCAGGAAAAATGAAGCTTCCTCGAGTGTACCTCACCGATTTCACAGTCATGTCGAGGGAACCGGCCAACTTAAGAATGGCAGGGATTGACAGAAGTAGTTTTGTGGTTCCACAGGTTTTGATGATGATGTTATGAGAATAAACAAACAAGCTTGACTCTGAGAGAACATAAGAATCAACATCATCATTTGACAGAGAGGAAACAATAGTGCATTGTGCTGGTTCTAGAATCTCATCCAAGTGGGCTTTAGACAATGCCCGGAGGCCTAAACCTTGGCCGAAAAAGGATATCTCGAGCCTCTTTTCATAGCCTTCAAAACCAATAGCTGAGGCGGTCAAAGCCATCTTCACTCAAAGAAACAAAATGCTGTGGTGTAGATCAAGAGCAATAGAGAAATCAAAGCAAGACAGAGAAAGATGAAACaaggagaagaaggaaaaggagaaGGAGAATAGAAAGAAGACAGGAGTAGAAAATGTTGCAGTTTGTAAAGCCTAAAGGGGGGCTATGTCACACAACCAAACGAATCTCAGGATGGTTTGCGGATGCACTGCACAAGTTGAAAAAACAAATGTCAGAAAAAATCAAATGAAACCATCTTAATACAAGTTTTGTGTTCAGTTATCCAAAGGGTTGAAGCAAGAACTCACGTTGGAGTAAGCAGCAGTTCTGAACTTCTTGATTCCACCGTGTGGGCGAACGTCTTCAATGATGTAGTCGAGAGGAGCT
The sequence above is drawn from the Arachis hypogaea cultivar Tifrunner chromosome 4, arahy.Tifrunner.gnm2.J5K5, whole genome shotgun sequence genome and encodes:
- the LOC112797982 gene encoding S-adenosylmethionine decarboxylase proenzyme, producing MALTASAIGFEGYEKRLEISFFGQGLGLRALSKAHLDEILEPAQCTIVSSLSNDDVDSYVLSESSLFVYSHNIIIKTCGTTKLLLSIPAILKLAGSLDMTVKSVRYTRGSFIFPGAQPFPHRSFSEEVDLLDSYFGNLGSGSKASVMGDPDKSQLWHIYSACAEPKASSEAAIYGLEMCMTGLDREKASVFFKENTDSAVMMTENSGIRKILPKSEICDFEFDPCGYSMNGIEGSAISTIHVTPEDGFSYASFEAVGYDYEKTSLSELIERVLACFEPSEFSVALHNDMHGEKLFNKFPLDIDGYYCEERSNEVLGAGGGAVVYHSFVRADGSASPRSILRCCWSSSEDEKE